From the genome of Spirosomataceae bacterium TFI 002, one region includes:
- a CDS encoding Permease of the drug/metabolite transporter (DMT) superfamily: MESKPSSFLDNKALVAWILLVFLATVWGLSFILIKKVTTTFGAIEIGAGRVFIAALFLLPWAMKDIKNFPKEKNKYFLLSGFLGFFLPAFIFAYLGSRINSSLAGTLNSTTPIFTLIVGGMFFAQVITRNQIFGILMGFAGSLLLVLSGSDGHLNFDNPLALLALGATVMYGFNVHIIGKYLKGIKPIKLTAYTLMVVGLISFVVLLFFTDFFAKVYDPANRQAVYYLLILGGFNSAVAVVIFNYVIQITSPLFSSSVTYLIPIVATIAGAMDGEVISVWHIGGMLVILTGIYLINKK; the protein is encoded by the coding sequence TTGGAGTCAAAACCATCATCATTTCTCGACAACAAAGCACTTGTAGCTTGGATTTTACTTGTTTTTCTAGCTACTGTTTGGGGACTCTCATTTATTTTAATCAAAAAGGTAACAACTACATTTGGTGCCATTGAAATAGGTGCTGGAAGGGTATTTATTGCTGCACTTTTTTTATTGCCATGGGCAATGAAGGACATCAAAAACTTTCCAAAAGAAAAAAACAAGTACTTCTTACTTTCTGGATTCTTAGGATTTTTCCTCCCTGCCTTCATTTTTGCCTACTTAGGTAGCAGAATTAATAGTTCACTTGCCGGAACGCTCAATTCCACCACACCAATTTTTACACTCATTGTGGGCGGAATGTTTTTTGCCCAAGTCATCACACGAAATCAAATTTTCGGGATTCTTATGGGCTTTGCAGGTAGCCTATTATTGGTACTCTCGGGTAGTGATGGTCATCTCAACTTTGACAATCCATTGGCTTTGCTGGCATTGGGTGCAACTGTGATGTATGGTTTCAATGTCCACATCATAGGTAAATATTTAAAAGGCATTAAACCAATCAAGCTCACAGCTTATACATTGATGGTGGTTGGCCTCATTTCATTTGTGGTCTTACTCTTTTTTACAGACTTTTTTGCAAAAGTTTATGACCCAGCAAATAGGCAAGCCGTATATTATTTACTCATATTAGGAGGATTTAACTCGGCAGTTGCCGTTGTAATATTTAATTATGTAATACAGATCACCAGCCCACTATTCAGCTCTTCGGTTACTTATCTTATCCCCATAGTAGCAACTATAGCTGGTGCAATGGACGGTGAAGTAATTTCTGTATGGCACATAGGCGGCATGTTAGTGATTCTTACAGGAATTTATTTAATTAATAAGAAGTAG
- a CDS encoding uridylate kinase, whose amino-acid sequence MALKYKRILLKLSGEALNGGDKSQVISSDILLDFAQEIKSVVDIGCEVAIVVGGGNIYRGASLKSGIDRTQGDYMGMLATVINGMAIQSALESLGVYTRLLSAIKMEQIAEPFIRRRAIRHLEKGRVVIFGAGTGNPFFSTDSGGALRANEIEANVLLKGTSVDGVYNADPRKDENAVKYDTITFDEAINQNLKVMDKTAFTLCQENSLPILVFDMNQKGNLLKVVIGEKIGTLVEN is encoded by the coding sequence ATGGCATTAAAGTACAAACGAATTCTTCTCAAGCTTAGTGGTGAAGCTCTTAACGGTGGCGACAAGAGCCAAGTAATTAGTAGTGATATTTTATTGGATTTTGCCCAAGAAATAAAATCTGTTGTTGACATTGGTTGCGAGGTAGCCATAGTAGTTGGCGGAGGAAATATCTACCGAGGAGCTTCGTTAAAATCAGGAATTGACCGCACACAAGGCGATTACATGGGAATGCTTGCAACGGTTATCAATGGTATGGCGATTCAAAGTGCCCTTGAAAGTTTGGGAGTTTACACTCGTTTGCTTTCTGCCATCAAAATGGAACAAATAGCTGAACCATTTATACGTAGGAGGGCGATTCGCCACCTAGAAAAAGGTAGAGTGGTGATTTTTGGTGCAGGAACTGGAAATCCATTTTTCTCAACTGATAGTGGAGGAGCACTTCGTGCCAACGAAATAGAGGCAAATGTACTCCTTAAAGGAACAAGCGTAGATGGCGTGTACAATGCTGATCCACGAAAAGACGAAAATGCGGTTAAGTATGATACCATCACATTTGACGAAGCGATCAATCAAAACCTCAAAGTAATGGACAAAACAGCCTTTACGCTTTGTCAAGAGAATAGTTTACCAATATTGGTTTTTGATATGAACCAAAAAGGGAATTTACTCAAAGTTGTGATTGGTGAAAAAATTGGTACTTTGGTAGAGAATTAA
- a CDS encoding ribosome recycling factor: MEEIEMILDMARESMDKALSYTASELRKIRAGKANTQMVEGVSIDYYGVPTPINQASSVTTPDARTIAIRPFERGILNDIERAIINANLGFAPSNDGETIRINIPPLTEERRLDLVKMVKNEIETARINTRKVRQESNDELRKLKNEGVSEDAIKIGEERVQKLTDEYVDKTESMFKAKEKDIMSV, encoded by the coding sequence ATGGAAGAAATAGAAATGATACTGGATATGGCAAGAGAGAGCATGGATAAGGCTCTTAGCTATACCGCCAGCGAACTTCGCAAAATAAGAGCTGGAAAAGCAAATACACAAATGGTAGAAGGCGTGTCCATAGATTATTATGGTGTCCCTACCCCTATCAATCAAGCTTCGTCTGTAACTACTCCAGATGCTCGCACTATTGCCATCAGGCCTTTTGAAAGAGGTATTTTGAATGACATAGAAAGAGCAATTATCAATGCTAATTTAGGTTTTGCACCTAGCAATGATGGCGAGACCATCAGAATTAACATACCACCGTTGACAGAAGAGCGTCGTCTCGATCTAGTGAAAATGGTGAAAAATGAAATTGAAACTGCTCGTATTAATACGCGTAAGGTACGTCAAGAATCAAATGACGAACTTCGCAAGCTCAAAAATGAAGGCGTATCGGAAGATGCCATCAAAATAGGCGAAGAGCGAGTACAAAAACTCACTGACGAATATGTGGACAAAACCGAAAGCATGTTCAAAGCAAAAGAAAAAGATATCATGAGCGTGTAA